CATTGTCAGGAGTGTATAGTATTATGACGCAGGAGTATCTTTACGGGAAGGAGATGACTTTCGGTATGTTGGGTGTTTTGGGGCAGGAGTGGGATAGTCAACCTACGGATTATACCGATGATCTGAATTATAAATACGAGAATACGAGACCCGAAGTACGAATCGATTCTTTGTGGTGTGGTTTGTATAATGCTATTGCCAATACAAATAAATTGTTGGAGGAGATAGAAGGGAAAGAATCTATGTTTACCGGGATAAATTATGATATGATCAAGGGTGAGGCATTGGCTTTGCGTGGATTCCTGCATTTCGATTTATTACGGTTGTTTGGAGCCAGTTATGCCGAAAATCCTAAAAAGGCGGCTATTCCTTACGTGACGGCTTATACTTCGAATATATATCCACAAGACTCGGTGGGGGGCGTTATTACGAAGGTGTTGGGAGATTTGACCGCTTCATTGGATTACCTGAAGAATGATCCGATATTGACGGGAAAAATCGTAACGGAAACAGATGATAACGGGTATTTGTTGAATCGGCAGGTACACCTGAATTATTATGCGGTGAAAGGCTTGATGGCACGTGTATATTTGTATAAAAAGGATTATCAGAATGCGGCTCTTTGTGCATCGGAGGTGATCGAGTCCGGTCGCTTTGAATGGGTGAAACAGGAAAATCTGACGAATGCTAAAATGGCAGATTTGACGTTTTCCACGGAGCATTTGTTTGCCTTGAATGTTGTAAATTTGGGAAGTCGGGCAGAGAAATACTTTACCGGGGGAAATTTGGGATTTGCTTTAGATGAAACAAATTTACTGGAGTATTACGAGTCTGCACAGGATTATCGTTATTTGTATCAATTCAAGAGTGGTACCGGGTTAAGCAATTCTTTGCGTTATTTGATGAAATATGACCAGTTGACCGGGGATGTTTCCACATCTTGGCCTGATTCTTATCGAAATAAGATGGCAATGATTCGTTTGCCGGAAATGTATTATATTCTGGCAGAATGTCGTCATCATACTTCCGGGGATGTATTGGGGGCATTGAATGAAGTCCGTCGTCATCGGGGAGTTACAGAATTGAGCGAGAGTGATCTGGTTAATTTTGATGCACTGTTGTTATCAGAATTCCGTAAAGAGGTGATAGGGGAGGGACAATTGTTCTTCTATTATAAACGTTTGAATTCCCTGTCAATTAAGCGGACAGATGTGGATGCTGTTGGCTCGGGTGTATACAAACTTCCGATTCCGAAAGATGAATTGCAGAACCCGGGTTGGGTTAGTAATAAATAGAAAAAATTATGAAGAAACAAATTATATGGTTAGGGCTTATCATGGCATGGATGCTATGTGCCTGTGAAGAGGATAATAAACTGATGTATGATGAGAGTTCAAGAGTGTTGAATCTTTGGTTTGGTTCGGAGTCAACGGAAGGGAGAGTGGATAGTACGGAATATAATTATGCCTATCGTCCTTTGGGAACAGATTTGGATTCTGTAACGTTCTACGTGAAATTAGCCGGAGTTCCTTTGGAGGAGGATTGTACTTTTGACTTGGAAGTGACTGGAGGGGATGTATCCTCGGTAATTGTCGATAAGCACTACGTGCTACCGTCGTATGTATTGAAAGCTGGGACTACCGGGGGGTACTATCCGATTTATCTGAAAAATACTTCTGATTTTAAGGATAAAGCGTTTACTCTTGCTTTAGCATTGAAGGAAAATGTTAAATTAGAGACCGGAGTTAAGGAGTATGCCACGTTAAAATTGATCGTTAAGGATCGAGAGGAAAAACCGGCATACTGGGATGAAGATCCGGAGACTTATATGCCGCTGAAAAACTTTTTCGGGACTTATAGCCGGACGAAATATCAGTTTATGATTAAGGTTACGGGTAAAGTGATTTCTCGAGTTATTTATCAAGGGACACCGATTCCACCTCATGAGATTTCTTATTTCGAGGCGCAGTATTTACAGGCAAAGCTTCGGTTGGCCGTGGAAGAATATAATAATAATCCAGAAAATCCCGATCGTCCTTTGTCAGATGAAAATGGACCTATAACTTTTTAAAGAATGAGATGATGAAGATACTAAAATATATAATATTATCAATTGTTGCCAGTCTAGGATTATGGTCTTGTTACGACGATAAAGGCAATTATGATTATCATGATTTGGATGAAATTGTAATTGATTCTTCCGGTGGGTTGATTCAGGCGAATTATTCTATCTCCCGCTTGGAGATATTGGAGATACCTTTAAAGGTGTATTACGAAGGGAAATTAGTAAATGGTTCTGAAACACAATTTCCAGATTTGGAATTTAATTGGGTCGTTTACCAGCAGGGAACGGAGACTCCGATTGCAGATAGAGATACAATTGCGAAACAGATTGAATTGAAAATTCCCGTGGATTTGGATGAGAGGCAATGGGAGCTTGTGTTTACCGTGCTGAATAAACGGACAGATATACGTACGTTCATGAAATTCGGGTTGAAAGTGAATTCAGGTCTAAGTGAGGGATGGATGGTGTTGTATGAAAAAGATGGAAAAACGGATGTAGGATTGATCACGAATAAACTGATTGCTCCGGATGTCACGAAAGAACAAGAATGGGTAGATATTTATTCCGCATATAATCACGAATCTTTAGCAGGAAAACCTTTGAGGTTATTTTATTCAATGGTGACGAAGCCTGAAGTTGTTATGATTGTTTCTGATAAAGATATGGTTGCGGTTGATCCCTTGTCGTTTAATAAATTGTATGCATTTGAGGATTTATTTTGGACGGCTCCGGAGGTGAAAGCTCCTAATTATTACATGTCTTTCTTTAATAAGAGAGAGTTTTTATTAAATGATGGGAAGGCACATGCGGTTAATTTTTCCACGAGCGGATCTAATAGAACGAATTTGTTTTTTGGAGTTCCTTGTACGGGTAATTATGGCGAATTGGCGAATTGGTGTGCTAGTATGAGTACGGCTTATAGCGGGGTTGTGTATGACCAAACGGCACAACGTTTTATGTGTGTGAAATCAAATCGGACTGAAGTTTCTACTTTGCCGGATCAGGCTGAAGGAGTGGCATTTGATTGTAATAATGTAGGAATGGAGTTGGTGATGAGTGATTATGGAAGAAATAATTACGAGTATATACTCATGAAAGAAGGTGAAAATCATTATTACTTGTTGATTGCTGATTTTTGTGGTTTCATGACGCAAAGTACAATTGGCGTGGGGAAATATGATATGATGAATTGTAAAGGTGTGACCGAGGGTATCACTTCTGTGACTGCAGGATATAAGGGAGAAATCTTTTATTATGCAGCAGGAAACGGGGTTTACCTATACGACTATAAGGTGTCGAATGCTTCAGGAGATCCCGTGTGGGAGGCTCCGGATGGAGAGACGGTAACTTGCGTGCGTTTACAAAAATACCAAGGTACGGGTCTCATGGTTAAGGTGCCAGTCAATGATTGTGAAATATTGTATATCGCAACTTATAATGAATCGACCGGGAATGGGACCGTGTACCAACTAAAGGTAAATCCTTCCAGTGGAGCCGTGGACAAAAGTAGTCAAAAAGAGTTTTCCGGTTTCGGGAAAATAAAAGATATGGGGTGGAAAATGAATTAATTAATTTGTAATCACGAAAAAGTATGAGATTTAATTTTTTCTTGACACTTGCAAGTGTCATGGTACTATTGTTGGCTGAAATGAAAAAAGCAGACGCTCAAATGACAGTTGCTCAGCCAATACAAACGAAAGTAGAAACGGAGTCGGGTATTCGTTTCTTTGAAGGGACTTGGGAGGAAGCTTTGGTAGAATCAAAAAAGACCGGTAAGCCTATTTTTATGGATTGTTACACCGTGTGGTGTGTGCCATGTAAGATGTTGGCAAAAGACGTCTTTACCCGTCCGGAGGTTGGGGATTATTTTAACATCCATTTTATTAATGTGAAGATGGATATGGGAACAGAACAGGGAAAAGTATTGAATGACAAGTATCAGGTGACGGGGTATCCGACATTACTTTTCTTGGATGGCGATGGGAATTTAATACACCGGATTGTAGGGGCTCCTACGGCGGATATTTTGTTAAAAGAAGGTGGGCGTGCTATTGATGGGAAGGGGTATTCCTCCATGAGTAAGGCGTATGAAGAAGGAAATCGTCAACCTAATTTTATACAGGAATACATGGATGTATTGGATATTGCTGGTGAGGGAAGTAAAGCGGCACAAATCTGTTTGAACTATTTTAAAACGTTGGACAAGTCGAAATTGAAAGAACGAGAGTATTGGGAGCTTTTCTGTAAATACGTGAAAGACGTGGATGCAGATGTTTCTAAATATGTTTATAAAAATCGAGCCGAGTTCATCAACCTTTTTGGGGCTGCAGCGGTAGAAAAGAAGTTGTTTCAGTTGTTTAGCAACGGGGCCTATCGTTACTGGAAAAAAGAAGGTGATAGTGGAATCTTTGATGAGAAAGGGTTTGAGAACTACGTGCATCAGCTAATGAAAAAAGACATCAGGGGAAAGGAACAAATCATTATGGATGCACGAATGGCTTACGCAATGAATACCGGGGATTGGGCAAAATATGTGCAAATGGGAACTGATCGCTTGAATGACGGGGAGAAGAGTGACTTTGTCGTGTATAATTGGGCATTAAGGGTTAATATGCAGTGCAATGATACGGAGCTACGTGAGAAGGCGGCCGAATGGATGGACCGGATGGCTATTGATTGTGATCGAAGACCCCAATCGGATGCGACAATATCTTTGAAAAAGAGTTTCCTGCGGGTAGCAGACCAGTTGAGACATCCCGAAAAAAAAGATAAAAATTATCGTCCGACCATTACAATTTCCGGGAAGATTGCTGCTTTAACTGATAATGATAATACGATCAAGATTATCAAAAAAGACGGATTCTTCAAACAAACGGTGGACTCCTGCGAGGCAAAGCTGGATGGGACTTATGAATTAAAGATGAAGGTTGAAAAACCGGGTATGTATATTTTGGAGTGTCAAGGTGGACAAAAAGTTGATTTTTGGGCGGGAACAGAGGATTTAAAAGTTGATTTTCCTGGTTTCGGTAAAGCGAAGATGAGAGTGATACGTCCGATGTATATTCATATTCAGGGAGGTAAGGATAACGAAGTGATCAACCAAATGAACTGGGAAATTTATCAGAATTACCAATTGATGGGTTCGATTTCTCGTCCGGTTTATAATTATTCAGGTCTTGTGGACTCCGTAAAGCAACAGATCGCTTCGCAATTGACAGATGTTGCGGGTAAAATTGTGTTGGATCGTTTGCAGCATTATGCCGAAGTATATGCGGATCGAGAAGCCGTTTTAGCTATTTTAATGCTTTTGAAAGGCGAAGAATATGAGGAAACCGTGAAAAAAGTGGTGGATAATTTATCCAAGTTATATCCTGGAAGTTTGGCATTGAAAGATTTTAAGGCTGTTCTTGCACAACGAGAACTAGCAAAACAAGGACAGATGGCACCCGAATTTTCTTGCCCGACTCCTGACGGGAAGAAGAATTTTGGGCCACAAGACTTTAAAGGTAAATTCCTTGTCATGGATTTTTGGGCATCTTGGTGCGGGCCATGTCGGGCAGAGATCCCTCATTTGAAAAAGGCTTATGAGAAATATGCGGACAAGGAAGTCGCATTTTTCAGTGTATCAATTGATAAGAGTAATGCTGCTTGGAAAAAAGCTTTAGGAGAAGAGAATATGCCTTGGGAGCAGGTGTGTGTCCCACAAGCGGGAAAAGAGGTGATGAGATTGTACCAATTTTCGGGCATCCCCTATGTTTTGATCTTGGATAAGGAGGGGCGTATCGTGGGGACAAATTTGAGAGGTCAGGCATTGATGGATAAATTGGAAGAATTGGTGAACGGGAAAAAAACTAAAGCGGCTAAATCATCCATGATGATGGTGAGATAATATTAAAACCGGAAGATGCCTTATGAAAATTTTAATGCTTCTTCTTATCCACAGTTTGTGCATGACTTCCGGTTTTAAAGATAATTACAAGGAGTGCGTTGAAATAATTTTGACGCACTCCTTTCGTTTGTAAAAGGAATATTGATGATCAGAGATTTTAAATAAATATTTTTCGCTCATCGAAATAATTATTCGACTTCTTACCTCTAAACGTCACTTTTGAACATTTTGTTTTTACAATTTCAGCATAAAATGTTAATCGAAAAAGGCTGGCTTGATATTTGTTGTTTATATATTATATTGATAACCAAATGTATGATAGTGAAATTTTATTCGAGTGATACGATAATAAATTCTTCTTCGAAAATCAGAAGATTTTGATTGTATGATTTATTATGTATTTTTGTATAACGGACAAGATGATCAACTTATTGGTTTGATGGAATAGAAAGGAATTAGATTAAGTGTAATATGCGAAATATCGTAACAGATATAAGGGGGGGAGATAAGGACTCTTTTAAAGAGTTCTTTGAGGATTATTACCCTATTTTGTGTGTATTCTCTTCGAAATATGTGAAGAACGAGGAGCAATGCAAGGATATTGCGCAGGAGACACTATTGAGTTATTGGGAGAAACGGGCTGATTTCGAGGATATATATAAAGTAAAGGGATTTCTTTATATGGTGGCACGTAACCGGTGCCTGAATTATTTGAAACGGGAACAAGTAAATCAAGCATACGTGGACGAGGCCAACCGGGAGTCAGAGGAATATTTTCAAGAAGAGGTTATTGAGCAAGAAACTTATATGTTGGTTAGGAAAGCCATTGAGGGTTTGCCCCCTCAGATGAGAACCATCATTAAGTATGCTATGGAAGGTCTGAAAAATCCACAGATCGCCAGTGAAATGGGGATTGCCGAAGGCACAGTTCATGCTTTGAAGAAAACAGCTTATCGTAAATTACGGGAACAGTTAAAAGAACACTTCTATCTCTTATTGTTTATATAACTTTCGAAGTTATATTAGATTTTTCTTGAAAAATATCTAAGAGGAATGTTTTGATTATGAATTGATTAATTCCATTTTCAATTCTCCATTTTCAATTTTCAATTTTTTAGACTACCCCTGTTTTGAAAAGAGATTGTTATACTAATGTGAAAGAGATTAGAACAGAATTATGAAATTAACAAACAAACATTTCAGGATTGCCGAGATCATGGCAGCTTTCTTTACCGGTTCGCAGACAGAACAGGATGAACGGGATTTTGAGGAGTGGGCAAAAGAGAGCGATAGACATAAGGCTTTTGTCAATCGGCTATTGAATCCGGAGGAATACGAGGAGAACCGGAGGGCTCTGGATAAATTTCAGGTGGAAGAAGCGTGGAGTAAAATGGATAAAAGAATAGGAGATACAAAAGTTCGGAAACTTTCTTCGTGGAGGTCTGTTGTGAGATATGCGGCGGTTGTACTTGTTCTTTTGTCTGCCGGAGTATATTATTGGTGGAATGGGGAAGAGGTAAGAGAGGAAGTTCCAGTTTTATACCAGATTGCGGCGGGAACAACGGGTGCCCGGCTAACCTTGGGTGATGGTAGTGTGGTGGATGTATTGAAAGACCGGGCTGTCGAGTTGAAAGAAGTGGATGGAACAAGGATTGTCACGGATTCGATTGGTATTGATTATTCCACACGAGAAACGGTGGATACGGCCGAAATCATGAATACGGTGCAAACTTTGACGGGAATGGAATATATGCTGACACTTTCGGATGGTACGAAGGTATTTCTGAATGCGGAGACGAAACTGAAGTTCCCGACTAAGTTTCAGAAGGAAGAGAGAGTCGTGGTGCTGGAAGGGGAGGCATATTTTGAAGTGAGTAAAGATGTTGCCCATCCTTTTATCGTCAAAACGAATGGAGTGGAGGTGAAGGTACTGGGAACTTCCTTCAACTTACGTTCTTACAGTGATGAAAATAGTATTGCGACGACTTTGGTGTCGGGTAAAGTGGCTATGTTTGCAGGAGAAAATAGCGAGGAAATCGTTCCCGGAGAACAAGCCGTATATATGAAAGAAACGGGGAAAATGGATGTGAAACCAGTTGACGTGACACTTTACACGGCATGGCATACCGGGAAATTTATTTTTAGGAACGAGACTCTGGAAGAGATGATGTCCTATTTGGCCCGATGGTATGGAGTGGAGTATCGTTTTATCGATGAGGGGGCGAAAAAATTGCAGATAGGAGCCCGCTTGGATCGGTACAATAATATGAACCCGATTATCGAAATGCTTAAAAAGACAGGATTAGTAAATATTACACAAGTAGACAATATGTTGTATATATCTAGCACAGAATAATAAAAAGATGCGTCAGTGCTGGCTACACGAAACGCATCTCTCTTAAAATTAAAGTTCGTTACACTTTTAATCATTCAAAATTATGAAAAAAAACCAAGAAACCATTTTCTTCAGCCGAAGAAAGTGGGAAAAAATTTTATTTGTCATGAAATTGAAACTTGTACTTATTTTGATCAGTAGTTTCCAGCTATCTGCCGCGGTGTATTCGCAGGATAACAGGTTAACACTGAAGATGGAAGATGCGTCACTGGAACAAGTGATCTGGGAAATTCAGAAACAGACGGATTTCGTGTTCATGTATGGTACACGTGATATTACTAAGGTGACAAACCTGACCGTGGACATGACAGATAAAACTGTAAATGAAATATTGGATCAGTGTTTACGTCATTCGGGACTGGTTTACACGATCTCCGGAAATGCTGTGATTATCAAACGTGCCGATGATGACAAAAAAGAAATGACGGTTATCAAGGGTGTCGTGAAGGATAAAAACGGCGATCCGCTACCTGGGGTGACGATCATAGAGAAGGGAACTTCCATCGGGGTTGCGACCGGAATTAATGGAGAATTCACTTTCAGCACGACGAAAAAGGATAGCGTTACACTTTTGTTCACTTTCGTGGGAATGAAGATGAAACAGGTGCTGTGGAACGGGCAGAAAACCTTGAACGTGGTTATGGAAGAAGATGCACAGGAGATGGAAGAAGTCGTGGTAACGGGGTATCAAGTCATCAAGAAATCAAATATGGCCGGTTCCGTGAGTACGATTGGTGCCGAGGATTTAATATTGAACGGTACCCAGTCTCTTGAACAGGCTTTGCAGGGAAAACTCCCGGGAGTGGTTGTCTTGAATCAGGATGGTTTGGTTGGAACTCGGCAAAAGGTAAGAGTCCGAGGTACTTCTACCTTGTTGGGTAGTCAAGAGCCGGTGTGGGTCGTGGACGGAATTATACAAGAAGATCCACTTCCTTTTAAAGCCACGGAGTTAGTTGCTTTTGGTAGTGATCCGGATAATATTGATATGATTCGGAATTTCGTGGGAAGTTCTATTGCTTGGTTAAATCCATCCGATATACAGGATGTTACGGTGTTGAAAGACGCATCGGCCACGGCCATATACGGAATAAAGGCGGCTAATGGAGTTATCGTGATTACGACGAAGAAAGGAACGAGCGGACGAATGTCTCTTAATTATTCCGGAAATTTCACGATTGGTTCGAAAATCACGTACAATAAGATGAATTTGATGAATTCAAAACAGCGTGTGGACGTTTCCCGTGAGATTTATAATGAAGGTCTTGTTTCCGGAACCTCGTTAAGTCCGGTAGGATACCAAGGTTTGTTACAACAATACCTTGAAGAAAAGATTTCTTACGCTCAATTTAATGACGGCGTGAAGAAACTGGAAGTGATAAATACCGATTGGTTTGATTTATTATACGAAAATCCTTTTAGTCATAGTCACAACATCAGTATGTCCGGGGGGAATGAAAACTCGACTTACTATGCCTCGTTTGGGATCATGAAAAAGAACGGTACCGCCAAGGGTAATGACTCTGAAAATTATCAGGGAAGTGTGTCTGTAAACACGAAAATGTGGGATAAAGTGCAGATTTCCGGGAAACTTGCGGGAAGTGTTGCCAAAACGAAAGCTTTCAATAAAGTAACTCCTTACACGTATGCATCTAAAACGAGTCGTGTGATTGCGGCTTTTGATGATAAGGGGGACTATTATTATTATAAAAACTATTCAGGCTACATGTATAACGTGCTGAACGAGTTGGATAACACGGGAAACCAGAATACGACGAGCAGCATTAATGCAAACTTGAGCTTGAATTGGGAAATATTTAAAGGTTTTAAATTTGAAACGACATTCGGTTACGCTTATTCGTCTTCTTATGGTGAAACATGGGCTACGGAATACTCCGCATATATCGCCCAAAAACGTACCTATGAATTTGGGGCTTACGGGCCGAATGATATAGAATATCAACGTTCGAAGTTACCGCATGGAGGAGAATTAAGTATTGCGGAGTACCGGAATAATTCGTACACGTGGAGGAATCAAGTTTCTTACGTGAAAAACTTTGGTGTGCATTTGATTACAGCCATGATTGGACAAGAATCTAAGAGTTCCAAGTATGACGGGCTAACTGAAACTGTTTACGGGTACCTGCCCGGACGCGGCAAGACGGTGCTGAACCCTCCGGGAGCGATATTAGACAATTCAGGTAATACAATTGCTAATTCTCTGGTTGAAGAACAGGTGAAAGTAAGTATAAAAGATAATACTACTAATTCGTTGTCTTTTTATGGAGCATTTACGTATACGTTTGATGAGCGCTACGTGTTGAATGCGAGTATTCGTTCGGATGCCTCGAACCGTTTCGGGCAAGATAAGAGCGCCCGTTATCAGCCCGTGTGGTCTGTCGGTTTAAGATGGAATATGGGCCGTGAACATTTTCTTGAAGGACAGAATTTTCTTAACGAGTTCAGTGTTCGTGCCTCTTACGGGTATCAGGGAAATGCGAATGAAAGTACGGGACCTGATTTGATTGCCTATATACCTTCCGGTTCTGAGGGAATGGCTAAAGAAACAGGTGAATATCTATTAAAGATCAAAAGTTTGCCCAATCCTAAATTGAAGTGGGAAAAGACTCAAACTACGGATATTGGGGCCGATTTTGTTTTCTGGAATAATAAAATCTCCGGAACATTCGAGTATTATTACAAAAAAACGACAGATGTTATTGTTAATCGCGAACTTCCTTACGAGGATGGTGTGTTAAGTATGCCGATGAATGGCGGTTCGCTCAAGAATTCTGGTTGGGAGTTGAGCTTTAGCCTGACTCCGGTACGGACAAAAAATTTCTTATGGTCTTTGGGTTTCAATACCTCTAAAAACTATAATAAAATCACCAGTTCTTTGGAAACAAAGAAGAGTTGGCAGGCGGCGGCTTCCGGGGGATTGTATAAAGATGGTTATCCTGTATCCGGCATCTGGGCTTTTGAATACACGGGGTTGTCGTCTATCGACGGGAGTCCTGAATTCAACTTGGAAGGGTTGAATGATCTTCTTGCGGATACAGATGCTACCGTGTACATGAAATATGCGGGGAAACTCGATCCTGATTTTACGGGAGGAGTCAATACTTCGTTAAAGTATAAGCAGTTAACATTGTCGGCTTCGTTCAACCTGCAAGTGGGAGGCAAGAAGTTCTTGGCCCCGATGTTTGATTCGAACATGAACAACACGACGCCTTACGAGTACAATAATCTGCCGAAAGACTTGGTGAAGAGATGGCGTAAACCGGGAGACGAGGAAATAACCAATGTCCCCTCGTTGCCGGCAAGAGGACGGGGAGCAATTGTTTTACCGACGACAACCGAACGGGCGCATTTACTGTACAATTATTCCGATATACGGGTGGTGAATGCTTCTTTCTTGCGGTGTAACAATATTACCTTATCCTACAATATTTCCGAGGGGTGGATCAAAAAGTTTGCTCAAAACATGGGTTTTACCTTTAGCGTGTCCAACCCGTTTATCATCGTGAGCAAAGACTTCAAAGGACGTGATCCTGAAGTAGCAACCGGTTCACAGCCAATTTCTCAGACCTATACGTTGAGCGTGAATTTAAGTTTTTAACGAATAAAAGTAATAAGTATGAAATATAGCACGTTATTATTAGTTCTATTCATGTTGGGATTCGCAGGGTGTAGTGATTTCCTTGAAGAATCCAGCTTGGATGAGATACGTCCCTCGTCGATTGATGATCTGATGCAGATCATGGTAGGGGAAGTGTACCCGTTGAGTAATACGGTACGGTCGTTTCAAGATTTTTTGACTGACGACGTGGAATGTTTTGGTGCGCAGGGACAGGAGTTGATGGAATCCCCGATAGAAAATTTGTATTTTCTTTTCTCGTGGGATAACGAGATGTTCAATGAACGGGCCGGGGCACATGAGAGAGTTAACGCGTGGAAGGTATATTACAATAAAATCATGGGCGCTAACACCGTACTCGAATACTTGGATGAAGTAATCGGGGAGCAGGCGTCGAAAGATAACCTCCGGGGACAAGCCTTGACCATGCGAGGATGGTATTATTTCTTGTTGGTTAATTTATTTGGCTTGCCGTACAATTACGGTGATCCCACGGAAAATATGGGGGTACCCTTAAAATTGAAAATGGAAATAACGGGTAGTTATTATAGAAGAAATTCCGTGGCAGAGGTGTATGAACAAATCGAAAAGGATTTGTTGGATGGAATTAATCTGCTGGAAAATAACCCGATAGTCATGTCTGAATATAAAATTAACGCGTTAGCCGCAAAATCCATTTTATCACGTGTTTATCTTTACATGGAGAACTGGGATGGAGTTTTGAGATATACCAATGAAGTATTAGCCGAGAAATCTGAGTTAACGGCTCTTGCGAGTGCCGATGAGGCTGCTTTTGTTTGGCAGGGATCGAATGCGTTTGGTGTGTATAACATGACAACGAGTAATGAGGTAATTTGGCTTTATAGTAATATGGGAGAGACAAGTACTTTCTATACTGCGGGGAGTTTTAATTACCGGGCGCCTTTCGGTGTTTCCGACGATCTGATGGATTTGTACGAGTTTGAAAACGATACGGAGAAAAAGAATTTCAAAGACTTGCGTCCGTTCTTGTATTTCTCGACTAGTGCTTACTTTTTGCAAGGCCTACCTGTTTATTATCAGCTTTATGGTTGTAAATGTGGGAAACAAAGTTTGACGATCGGCACCAAGGGGATTCGTACTGCAGAATTATATTTGAACCGCGCCGAGGCATACACGCGTAAATTTATAGCTTTGGGTGACGACAATGATCGTAAATTAGCTTTGGCCGATTTGAATAATTTACGGAGACATCGTTATGATACCCGGAATGTTGCTTACGAACCGAAAGATTATCGAAATGGGAGTGATTTGTTAGAATTTTGCAAGGAGGAACGCCGTCGGGAATTGTGTTTCGAGGATCATCGCTGGTTTGATTTGCGTCGCTATGGAATGCCGTCTTTCACGCATACTTATTTTATCAATACCGACAACAAGGAAGTGATCACTTTAACCGAAGAAGATCCTCGTTACGTGTTACCGATTCCTAAATTGGCATTAGATCGTAACCCCTTGTTGATCCAAAATAAGCGTTAATGTTAAATGTTAGAGATTAATACGATGAAACAGAGAATTTTATATATACTGGTGTGTGTTTCCGTGTGGATGATGTCTTGTGATAAAGAAGATGCGTTGTCGCCCACGAAAACACCCGAAATCGGGTACGTAGTCCCGCAAGGTGATCATGACTACGATCAGAAGATCGTGGATTGGAGTGAACGATACAATTCTTTCATTCTTTACAAGTTTAATATGAAAGAAGTCTATTGGACCGTGAATCAATGGATTGAATCGGTGGAAAACCCGGAAGGTTCGCTCTATCCCTATACGGCAGGAATTCTTGCTGCGAATGCCGACGAGAATTACGTCGGGCAACAGTTGGAATTGTTGGAAAAGTCATTTCTGAACCTTTACCCGGATACCACGTTGATGCGTTGTTTACCTATAAAATTACTTCTATGCAGTCAACTGT
The window above is part of the Butyricimonas paravirosa genome. Proteins encoded here:
- a CDS encoding RagB/SusD family nutrient uptake outer membrane protein, coding for MRNRINNYGKSLWFGIVLLTLAACNDWLDVDPKSQVKDKDLFSSEMGFKEALSGVYSIMTQEYLYGKEMTFGMLGVLGQEWDSQPTDYTDDLNYKYENTRPEVRIDSLWCGLYNAIANTNKLLEEIEGKESMFTGINYDMIKGEALALRGFLHFDLLRLFGASYAENPKKAAIPYVTAYTSNIYPQDSVGGVITKVLGDLTASLDYLKNDPILTGKIVTETDDNGYLLNRQVHLNYYAVKGLMARVYLYKKDYQNAALCASEVIESGRFEWVKQENLTNAKMADLTFSTEHLFALNVVNLGSRAEKYFTGGNLGFALDETNLLEYYESAQDYRYLYQFKSGTGLSNSLRYLMKYDQLTGDVSTSWPDSYRNKMAMIRLPEMYYILAECRHHTSGDVLGALNEVRRHRGVTELSESDLVNFDALLLSEFRKEVIGEGQLFFYYKRLNSLSIKRTDVDAVGSGVYKLPIPKDELQNPGWVSNK
- a CDS encoding DUF4843 domain-containing protein, with translation MKKQIIWLGLIMAWMLCACEEDNKLMYDESSRVLNLWFGSESTEGRVDSTEYNYAYRPLGTDLDSVTFYVKLAGVPLEEDCTFDLEVTGGDVSSVIVDKHYVLPSYVLKAGTTGGYYPIYLKNTSDFKDKAFTLALALKENVKLETGVKEYATLKLIVKDREEKPAYWDEDPETYMPLKNFFGTYSRTKYQFMIKVTGKVISRVIYQGTPIPPHEISYFEAQYLQAKLRLAVEEYNNNPENPDRPLSDENGPITF
- a CDS encoding PKD-like family lipoprotein, which produces MMKILKYIILSIVASLGLWSCYDDKGNYDYHDLDEIVIDSSGGLIQANYSISRLEILEIPLKVYYEGKLVNGSETQFPDLEFNWVVYQQGTETPIADRDTIAKQIELKIPVDLDERQWELVFTVLNKRTDIRTFMKFGLKVNSGLSEGWMVLYEKDGKTDVGLITNKLIAPDVTKEQEWVDIYSAYNHESLAGKPLRLFYSMVTKPEVVMIVSDKDMVAVDPLSFNKLYAFEDLFWTAPEVKAPNYYMSFFNKREFLLNDGKAHAVNFSTSGSNRTNLFFGVPCTGNYGELANWCASMSTAYSGVVYDQTAQRFMCVKSNRTEVSTLPDQAEGVAFDCNNVGMELVMSDYGRNNYEYILMKEGENHYYLLIADFCGFMTQSTIGVGKYDMMNCKGVTEGITSVTAGYKGEIFYYAAGNGVYLYDYKVSNASGDPVWEAPDGETVTCVRLQKYQGTGLMVKVPVNDCEILYIATYNESTGNGTVYQLKVNPSSGAVDKSSQKEFSGFGKIKDMGWKMN
- a CDS encoding thioredoxin fold domain-containing protein, producing the protein MRFNFFLTLASVMVLLLAEMKKADAQMTVAQPIQTKVETESGIRFFEGTWEEALVESKKTGKPIFMDCYTVWCVPCKMLAKDVFTRPEVGDYFNIHFINVKMDMGTEQGKVLNDKYQVTGYPTLLFLDGDGNLIHRIVGAPTADILLKEGGRAIDGKGYSSMSKAYEEGNRQPNFIQEYMDVLDIAGEGSKAAQICLNYFKTLDKSKLKEREYWELFCKYVKDVDADVSKYVYKNRAEFINLFGAAAVEKKLFQLFSNGAYRYWKKEGDSGIFDEKGFENYVHQLMKKDIRGKEQIIMDARMAYAMNTGDWAKYVQMGTDRLNDGEKSDFVVYNWALRVNMQCNDTELREKAAEWMDRMAIDCDRRPQSDATISLKKSFLRVADQLRHPEKKDKNYRPTITISGKIAALTDNDNTIKIIKKDGFFKQTVDSCEAKLDGTYELKMKVEKPGMYILECQGGQKVDFWAGTEDLKVDFPGFGKAKMRVIRPMYIHIQGGKDNEVINQMNWEIYQNYQLMGSISRPVYNYSGLVDSVKQQIASQLTDVAGKIVLDRLQHYAEVYADREAVLAILMLLKGEEYEETVKKVVDNLSKLYPGSLALKDFKAVLAQRELAKQGQMAPEFSCPTPDGKKNFGPQDFKGKFLVMDFWASWCGPCRAEIPHLKKAYEKYADKEVAFFSVSIDKSNAAWKKALGEENMPWEQVCVPQAGKEVMRLYQFSGIPYVLILDKEGRIVGTNLRGQALMDKLEELVNGKKTKAAKSSMMMVR